The Corynebacterium pseudopelargi genome contains a region encoding:
- a CDS encoding cell division protein SepF: MSFVKRTKEFFGLDNEAVAYEEDAYYGEPRYEHTSSYAPERSYDRYEAYDRRDARAAYPSSIVNITAHSYSDAKRVGEAFRDGDAIVLDLRDLPRDEAKRFVDFSAGLVMAVDGDLWKLDNMVFGLRPPQAEDLNQDDLRRSARVH; the protein is encoded by the coding sequence ATGTCATTTGTGAAGAGGACCAAGGAATTCTTCGGGCTCGATAACGAGGCCGTGGCCTATGAAGAGGATGCCTACTACGGCGAGCCTCGCTACGAGCACACCTCGAGCTACGCTCCAGAGCGTTCCTACGACCGCTATGAGGCTTATGATCGCCGAGATGCACGCGCGGCATACCCTTCTTCGATTGTGAACATCACCGCTCACTCCTACAGCGATGCAAAGCGCGTGGGTGAGGCTTTCCGCGATGGTGACGCCATCGTGCTGGATCTGCGCGACCTGCCTCGCGATGAAGCAAAGCGTTTTGTGGATTTCTCTGCTGGTCTGGTCATGGCAGTCGATGGTGATCTGTGGAAGCTGGACAACATGGTGTTCGGTCTTCGTCCTCCGCAGGCAGAAGATCTTAACCAAGACGATCTTCGTCGCTCTGCTCGCGTGCACTAA
- a CDS encoding YggT family protein gives MSLVFDILILLLTIYTWILIARILIEMIQSFSRRFTAPRWFMVIAEFFFVLTDPPVRLLRRWIPPLRLGQVALDVSILVLFFGIQLLIILLRVLQAQFI, from the coding sequence GTGAGTCTAGTTTTTGACATCCTGATTCTGCTCCTCACCATCTACACCTGGATCTTAATTGCGCGCATTTTAATTGAGATGATCCAGTCCTTTTCGCGCCGCTTTACCGCGCCGCGTTGGTTTATGGTGATTGCCGAATTCTTCTTCGTGCTCACCGATCCGCCGGTGCGTCTGCTGCGTCGTTGGATTCCGCCGCTGCGTCTTGGGCAAGTTGCGTTAGACGTTTCCATCCTGGTGTTGTTCTTCGGAATCCAGCTTTTGATCATCTTGCTGCGTGTGCTGCAAGCACAATTTATATAA
- a CDS encoding DivIVA domain-containing protein → MPLTPADVHNVAFSKPPIGKRGYNEDEVDQFLDLVEDTLAEIQEENEDLRQQVEELKAESGQSAPAPVRTAASADESKIREEIEASLKAEYEGKLADARRAAEQAQGELASARKELKSAQEEARRAKSSSAQPQAAAAAAPVANDEPASAETHMQAAKVLSLAQEMADRLTSDARSESDSMLTEAREAADKRVREAVERAKRTVEEAEQKAHAQLSDAKQRSETMVSEAKQKSEKTIADANAQAEAQVRKAEDKANALQADAERKHTEIMATVKQQQNALETRIAELRTFEREYRTRLKTLLQSQLEDLESRSTSAPEGR, encoded by the coding sequence ATGCCGCTGACTCCAGCCGATGTGCATAACGTCGCTTTTAGTAAGCCACCGATCGGCAAGCGCGGATACAACGAGGACGAGGTTGACCAGTTCCTTGACCTGGTTGAGGACACGCTTGCGGAGATCCAGGAAGAAAACGAGGACCTCCGTCAGCAGGTTGAGGAGCTGAAGGCAGAATCGGGCCAGTCGGCTCCCGCGCCTGTTCGTACCGCTGCCTCCGCCGACGAGTCCAAGATCCGCGAGGAAATCGAGGCTTCGCTCAAGGCCGAGTACGAAGGCAAGCTTGCCGACGCCCGCCGCGCCGCAGAGCAGGCACAGGGCGAACTTGCCAGTGCCCGCAAGGAACTGAAGTCGGCTCAGGAAGAGGCTCGTCGCGCTAAGTCTTCGAGCGCTCAGCCACAGGCCGCTGCTGCAGCAGCACCGGTTGCCAATGATGAGCCGGCCAGCGCCGAGACTCACATGCAGGCCGCCAAGGTGCTCTCGCTTGCCCAAGAGATGGCCGATCGCCTCACCTCCGATGCGCGCAGCGAGTCCGACTCCATGCTCACTGAGGCCCGTGAGGCCGCAGATAAGCGCGTCCGCGAGGCCGTGGAGCGTGCCAAGCGCACCGTCGAAGAAGCAGAGCAGAAGGCACACGCACAGCTTTCCGACGCAAAGCAGCGCTCCGAGACCATGGTTTCTGAGGCCAAGCAGAAGTCCGAAAAGACCATCGCCGATGCCAATGCTCAGGCTGAGGCTCAGGTACGTAAGGCCGAAGACAAGGCTAACGCCCTGCAGGCAGATGCCGAGCGCAAGCACACCGAGATCATGGCTACCGTGAAGCAGCAGCAAAATGCGCTTGAAACCCGCATCGCAGAGCTGCGCACCTTCGAGCGTGAGTACCGCACTCGCCTCAAGACCCTCCT